A single window of Archangium gephyra DNA harbors:
- the coaA gene encoding type I pantothenate kinase, which yields MSAPKHQSASMFVDFEREAWRALRAATPLPLSAEEVEGLRGLGEHLDLEEVADVYLPLSRLLNLHVAATQSLWAAQQAFLGGFTQKVPFIIGIAGSVAVGKSTTARILQALLSRWPDHPHVELVTTDGFLLPNRILTERNLMHRKGFPESYDRRALVRFVAELKSGRSEVFAPVYSHLVYDIVPGEAVRLRRPDIVILEGLNVLQSGPVEGGKMPHTFLSDFFDFTLYVDAHEQDIRRWYVDRFLNLRQTAFRDERSFFRRFAELTEEQAIARAESVWGEINGPNLAQNIAPTRSRARLILVKGPDHRVRRVRMRKI from the coding sequence ATGTCCGCACCCAAGCACCAGAGCGCGTCCATGTTCGTCGACTTCGAGCGCGAGGCGTGGCGGGCCTTGCGCGCCGCGACGCCGCTGCCCCTCAGCGCCGAGGAGGTCGAGGGCCTGCGCGGGCTCGGAGAGCACCTGGACCTCGAGGAGGTGGCGGACGTGTACCTGCCGCTCTCCCGGCTGCTCAACCTGCACGTGGCCGCGACGCAGAGCCTCTGGGCGGCGCAGCAGGCGTTCCTCGGCGGCTTCACCCAGAAGGTGCCCTTCATCATCGGCATCGCGGGCAGCGTCGCGGTGGGCAAGAGCACCACGGCGCGCATCCTCCAGGCGCTGCTGTCGCGCTGGCCGGACCATCCCCACGTGGAGCTCGTCACCACGGATGGCTTCCTGTTGCCCAACCGCATCCTCACCGAGCGCAACCTCATGCACCGCAAGGGCTTCCCGGAGAGCTACGACCGGCGCGCCCTGGTGCGCTTCGTCGCCGAGCTCAAGTCTGGCCGGAGCGAGGTGTTCGCCCCCGTCTACTCGCACCTCGTCTACGACATCGTCCCGGGCGAGGCGGTGAGGCTGCGCCGGCCGGACATCGTCATTCTCGAGGGGCTCAACGTGCTGCAGTCGGGGCCGGTGGAGGGCGGGAAGATGCCGCACACCTTCCTGTCGGACTTCTTCGACTTCACCCTCTACGTGGACGCGCACGAGCAGGACATCCGCCGCTGGTACGTGGACCGGTTCCTCAACCTGCGGCAGACGGCGTTCCGCGACGAGCGCTCCTTCTTCCGGCGCTTCGCCGAGCTCACCGAGGAGCAGGCCATCGCCCGCGCCGAGTCCGTGTGGGGGGAGATCAACGGCCCCAACCTGGCGCAGAACATCGCGCCCACCCGCTCCCGCGCGCGGCTCATCCTCGTGAAGGGTCCGGACCACCGGGTGCGCCGCGTCCGGATGCGGAAGATCTAG
- a CDS encoding N-acyl-D-amino-acid deacylase family protein, translating to MDELVISHGLFFDGHGTPPRVRHLGIRDGRVTAISESPLPIGPDTRVIDATGRWVMPGFIDLHTHYDAEVELAPSLSESVRHGITSVMVGSCSLSLAVGTPEDLADQFCRVEAIPYGTVRSLLERKKDWETLGEYFTHLDRLPLGPNVGSFVGHSAIRAHVMGLERSLDDAVKPSSGELSRMEALLREGLDEGYAGLSIMTLPWDKIGGNRSIRSRPLPSTFASWSEYRRFTRILRERGRVFQGVPNITTKVNVLLFLWESVGLLRQPLKTTVISMMDTRATRGLHRQIGLLSRFFNRLLKADFRWQALPEIFDLWSDGIDLVVFEEFGAGAAALHLQDAVERKRLLEDSKYRAWFKRQWKSKLLPKVFHRDFNQSRVLKAPDASLVGRSFADIARERGQDVVDTFLDLVARHGPELRWYTVMANDRPRELESIVSHPDVLIGFSDAGAHLRNMAHYNFPLRMLRLVREAERRGEPVMPMERAVHRLTGELAGWLGLDAGTLAPGKRADVVVVDPERLGDGLDVPQESSMEGFDGFVRLVNQNGGAVETVLINGRLAVDGGTATPALGKERGFGRVLRVGRDAPVPRIAAQ from the coding sequence ATGGACGAGCTCGTCATCTCCCATGGCCTCTTCTTCGATGGACACGGCACTCCGCCGCGCGTGCGGCACCTGGGCATCCGCGACGGACGGGTCACGGCCATCAGCGAGTCGCCCCTGCCCATCGGGCCGGACACCCGCGTCATCGACGCCACGGGCCGCTGGGTGATGCCCGGGTTCATCGACCTGCACACCCACTACGACGCCGAGGTGGAGCTGGCCCCCTCGCTCTCCGAGTCCGTGCGCCATGGCATCACCTCGGTGATGGTGGGCAGCTGCTCGTTGAGCCTCGCCGTGGGCACGCCCGAGGACCTCGCGGACCAGTTCTGCCGGGTGGAGGCCATTCCGTACGGCACGGTGCGCTCGCTGCTCGAGCGCAAGAAGGACTGGGAGACGCTCGGCGAGTACTTCACGCACCTGGACCGGCTGCCGCTGGGCCCCAACGTGGGCTCCTTCGTGGGCCACTCGGCCATCCGAGCGCACGTGATGGGGCTGGAGCGCAGCCTGGATGACGCGGTGAAGCCCTCCTCCGGGGAGCTGTCGCGGATGGAGGCCCTGCTACGCGAGGGGCTCGACGAGGGCTACGCGGGGCTCTCCATCATGACGCTGCCGTGGGACAAGATTGGCGGCAACCGGAGCATCCGCAGCCGTCCCCTGCCCTCCACCTTCGCGAGCTGGTCCGAGTACCGCCGCTTCACGCGCATCCTCCGCGAGCGGGGCCGCGTCTTCCAGGGCGTGCCCAACATCACCACCAAGGTGAACGTCCTGCTCTTCCTGTGGGAGAGCGTGGGGCTGCTGCGCCAGCCGCTGAAGACGACGGTCATCTCCATGATGGACACGCGCGCCACCCGGGGCCTGCACCGGCAGATCGGCCTGCTGTCGCGCTTCTTCAACCGGCTGCTGAAGGCGGACTTCCGCTGGCAGGCGCTGCCGGAGATCTTCGATCTGTGGTCGGACGGAATCGACCTGGTGGTCTTCGAGGAGTTCGGCGCGGGAGCGGCGGCGCTGCACCTGCAGGACGCGGTGGAGCGCAAGCGGCTGCTGGAGGACTCGAAGTACCGGGCGTGGTTCAAGCGGCAGTGGAAGAGCAAGCTGCTGCCCAAGGTGTTCCACCGGGACTTCAACCAGTCGCGGGTGTTGAAGGCGCCGGACGCGTCACTGGTGGGCCGCTCGTTCGCGGACATCGCCCGGGAGCGGGGGCAGGACGTGGTGGACACCTTCCTGGACCTGGTGGCGCGCCATGGCCCGGAGCTGCGCTGGTACACGGTGATGGCCAATGACCGGCCGCGCGAGCTGGAGTCCATCGTGAGCCACCCGGACGTGCTCATCGGTTTCTCGGACGCGGGGGCGCACCTGCGCAACATGGCGCACTACAACTTCCCCCTGCGGATGCTGCGGCTGGTACGCGAGGCGGAGCGGCGCGGCGAGCCGGTGATGCCCATGGAGCGCGCGGTGCACCGGCTCACGGGGGAGCTCGCCGGTTGGCTCGGGCTGGACGCGGGGACGCTCGCGCCGGGCAAGCGAGCCGACGTGGTGGTGGTGGACCCGGAGCGGCTCGGGGACGGGCTGGACGTGCCCCAGGAGTCCTCGATGGAGGGCTTCGACGGCTTCGTGCGGCTGGTGAACCAGAACGGGGGCGCCGTGGAGACGGTGCTCATCAACGGCCGGCTCGCGGTGGACGGAGGCACGGCCACGCCCGCCCTGGGCAAGGAGCGGGGCTTCGGGCGCGTGCTGCGCGTGGGGCGCGACGCTCCAGTTCCCCGAATCGCGGCTCAGTAG
- a CDS encoding PAS domain-containing sensor histidine kinase → MKDADGRYGYVNRRFATYLRKPVEEVLGHTDAELFPEDTARLLHAHDDTVRALGESREFEEELPLPEGRLLFLAERFPLREPDGKASAIGLMALDISTLKKTERELRRREQDLRQMVDGLEDQGIIGLDSEGRVTSWSRGAERLKGYTAEEIIGRQVAFIHEGELSRPGMLREALAEAARKGRVEVESWCIRKDGSRFLSDDTVFPLWTEDGGLRGFSAVSRDITERYEAQTGLQRSEARYRLVSRATGESIWDWDLVQNRLDWGEQALARLGYPEEEDASSLSWWEARIHPEDREEVLSSMVRVLESGEERWCAEYRFLRGDGSQAWVRDLGYVLREDGRPVRMIGAMADITRRRRAEDERSRLYREAQGAIRLRDEFLSVASHELKTPLTTLQLHLQMLRALATREGSAFTPERARKKLSLAEHQVQRLVTLVNDLLDISRINSGRMEFRFETVDVARLLRELLDRQRSLLRHCGSEVRLQLRGPYTARVDPMRLEQILTNLLSNAAKYGQGKPIDVSIEGDEGEYLVRVRDRGIGIAPEDQERIFERFERAVSERHYGGLGLGLWISRRIAMRFGGTLTVRSRLGEGSTFELRLPRFPSETRPSEPVDEAHW, encoded by the coding sequence CTGAAGGACGCGGACGGACGCTATGGCTACGTGAATCGCCGGTTCGCCACCTACCTGCGCAAACCCGTGGAGGAGGTGCTCGGACATACCGACGCGGAGCTCTTTCCCGAGGACACCGCGCGTCTGCTGCACGCCCATGACGACACCGTGCGCGCCCTGGGGGAGTCGCGGGAGTTCGAGGAGGAGCTCCCGCTGCCCGAGGGACGTCTGCTCTTCCTGGCCGAACGCTTTCCCCTCCGGGAGCCGGACGGGAAGGCCTCCGCCATCGGGCTCATGGCGCTCGACATCTCCACCCTGAAGAAGACCGAGCGGGAGCTGCGCCGCCGCGAGCAGGATCTGCGCCAGATGGTGGATGGGCTCGAGGACCAGGGCATCATCGGCCTGGACTCGGAAGGGCGGGTGACGAGCTGGAGCCGCGGCGCGGAGCGGCTCAAGGGCTACACGGCGGAGGAGATCATCGGCCGTCAGGTGGCGTTCATCCATGAAGGGGAGCTCTCCCGCCCCGGCATGTTGCGCGAGGCGCTCGCGGAGGCCGCGCGCAAGGGCCGTGTCGAGGTGGAGAGCTGGTGCATCCGCAAGGACGGCTCGCGCTTCCTCTCCGATGACACGGTCTTCCCCCTGTGGACGGAGGACGGCGGGCTCCGGGGCTTCTCGGCGGTGAGCCGGGACATCACCGAGCGCTACGAGGCGCAGACGGGGTTGCAGCGCAGCGAGGCGCGCTACCGCCTGGTGAGCCGGGCCACGGGGGAGTCCATCTGGGATTGGGACCTCGTGCAGAACCGGCTGGACTGGGGGGAGCAGGCGCTGGCGCGCCTGGGATACCCGGAGGAGGAGGATGCCAGCTCCTTGAGCTGGTGGGAGGCGCGCATCCACCCGGAGGACCGGGAGGAGGTGTTGTCCTCCATGGTGCGTGTCCTGGAGAGCGGTGAGGAGCGGTGGTGCGCCGAGTACCGCTTCCTGCGCGGGGATGGCAGCCAGGCCTGGGTGAGGGATCTGGGCTACGTGTTGCGCGAGGACGGCCGTCCCGTGAGGATGATCGGCGCCATGGCGGACATCACCCGCCGGCGGCGCGCCGAGGACGAGCGGAGCCGCCTCTACCGCGAGGCCCAGGGGGCCATCCGCCTGCGTGACGAGTTCCTGTCGGTGGCCTCGCACGAGCTGAAGACGCCCCTCACCACGCTCCAGCTCCACCTGCAGATGCTGCGCGCGCTGGCCACCCGGGAGGGCAGCGCCTTCACCCCGGAGCGTGCCCGGAAGAAGCTCTCGCTCGCCGAGCACCAGGTGCAGCGCCTGGTCACGCTGGTGAATGATCTGCTCGACATCTCGCGGATCAACTCGGGGCGGATGGAGTTCCGTTTCGAGACCGTGGATGTGGCCCGCCTGCTGCGCGAGCTGCTGGATCGCCAGCGGAGCCTGCTGCGGCACTGTGGCTCCGAGGTGCGGTTGCAACTGCGCGGCCCGTACACGGCCCGCGTGGACCCGATGCGGCTGGAGCAGATCCTCACCAACCTGCTCTCCAACGCGGCGAAGTACGGCCAGGGCAAGCCCATCGACGTCTCCATCGAGGGGGACGAGGGCGAGTACCTCGTGCGGGTACGGGACCGGGGCATTGGCATCGCACCGGAGGACCAGGAGCGCATCTTCGAGCGCTTCGAGCGAGCGGTGTCCGAGCGCCACTATGGAGGGCTCGGGCTGGGGCTGTGGATCTCCCGGCGGATCGCCATGCGCTTCGGCGGGACGCTCACGGTGCGGAGCCGGCTGGGGGAGGGGTCCACCTTCGAGTTGCGCCTGCCCCGCTTCCCCTCCGAGACTCGCCCCTCGGAGCCGGTGGATGAAGCCCACTGGTGA
- a CDS encoding class I SAM-dependent methyltransferase, with translation MRTHRASRTAVKVGRFMAVLARQPRLAPLLPKGAAESMERLMLHTGLLKPWMLRLYGARWYGRLIHAIEQRTVPGQVLCVGLRKRFMDDETRAAIAEGKRQVLVVGAGLDTLSWRLAREYPDVTFLELDHPASQAMKREALEGMGPLPPNLHLVGVDLARTPLEEGLSQAAVWRKDVPSVVIAEAVLMYLEEVHVAAFLEALRRSTGPGSRLLCTCFRWEVEGRPTMGAGTRRLISESLRLAGEPLLWIVGNEELGPFLARHGFRQDASPGRVELHRRYLEPAGLSEVPVSLFEFPVVADKE, from the coding sequence ATGCGTACCCATCGAGCCAGCCGGACCGCGGTGAAGGTGGGCCGTTTCATGGCGGTGCTCGCCCGCCAGCCCCGGCTCGCCCCGCTGTTGCCGAAAGGAGCCGCGGAGTCCATGGAGCGGCTCATGCTGCACACGGGGCTGCTGAAGCCCTGGATGCTCCGGCTCTACGGCGCCCGCTGGTACGGCCGTCTCATCCACGCCATCGAGCAACGGACCGTCCCGGGCCAGGTGCTGTGCGTCGGGCTGCGCAAGCGCTTCATGGACGATGAGACCCGCGCCGCGATCGCCGAGGGCAAGCGGCAGGTGCTCGTCGTCGGGGCGGGGCTCGACACGTTGTCCTGGAGGCTGGCCCGCGAGTACCCGGACGTCACGTTCCTCGAGCTGGATCATCCCGCCTCCCAGGCGATGAAGCGCGAGGCACTGGAGGGCATGGGGCCGCTGCCGCCCAACCTGCACCTGGTGGGGGTGGACCTCGCCCGCACGCCGCTGGAGGAAGGTCTGTCGCAGGCCGCGGTGTGGCGGAAGGACGTCCCGAGCGTCGTCATCGCCGAGGCCGTGCTGATGTACCTGGAGGAGGTCCATGTCGCGGCCTTCCTCGAGGCGCTGCGCCGGAGCACCGGGCCTGGGAGCCGGCTGCTGTGCACCTGCTTCCGCTGGGAAGTGGAGGGGCGGCCCACCATGGGGGCGGGCACACGGCGGTTGATCTCGGAGTCGCTCCGGCTCGCGGGCGAGCCGCTCCTGTGGATCGTCGGGAACGAGGAGCTCGGCCCATTCCTGGCGCGGCATGGCTTCCGGCAGGACGCCTCACCCGGGCGCGTGGAGTTGCATCGCCGCTACCTGGAGCCCGCGGGCCTGTCCGAGGTACCGGTGTCCCTGTTCGAGTTCCCCGTCGTGGCCGACAAGGAGTGA
- a CDS encoding DUF3857 domain-containing protein gives MSLPRFLLLLSALATLPARAGEAGVTLTEPPSWVEPTRVDTERPLREQDAVSGLHVLLSEEQVRVSPEVTERFVRQVRRVASSRGVETGSKLEVKFSNTHHRLRLHGVWRTRDGVRTQLLRAEDVKVIQQEERLDMGIYSDERTALAFLQDVRAGDLLEESWTVEEGHPLFRGQHLDHISLAEQAPVAHFVHRLLAPADMKLHFKAHGATAAEPTVREVGGLREYRWERKDMPIFTGEDGVPSDLAVWPHVQVSSFQSWAEVATWGLALQDGLEGSPELTALAESWRALPTEEARFLAAVRFVQDEVRYLGIELGPNTHQPHAPGQVLAQRFGDCKDKALLLATLLRPLGIPAHVALVNSRTQGGVSTQLPSPYAFNHAIVRAQVAGRTEWVDATMTHQRGRLGARSPLPYAQALVLAPGTTALESIPLPPPPGPELDAHSVLSVKDDGTGTLAITTRYTRTEADRARSWLAGLSAEQLTTRTLELRRALFPKLAAEGTPRVQDDTDANTLTLEEHYKLEDVWASGGLSVAATQVSRELALPRRTEGRVHPVEVSYPVHLRVRWEVHADSMLNVAPSEKTVEGPASRLEMSVVPRFGGFNYQVEYQSLADRVAPSALTRHVEAVKEMGSLLGIAFSAPMGIVSASSTSKEPKLSRNTSLAISGLFLVVVGALVLGIPRRFRRFLSERKARRAVPPRPVRHLREREQGGAVRLVESLDQADQHIQAERCSCGGTFERVPDALQLRHTGSDGRAITVLRVRCTSCRAPQFLSFDVRPN, from the coding sequence ATGTCCCTCCCGCGATTCCTCCTGCTCTTGTCCGCCCTCGCCACGCTGCCCGCCCGCGCCGGGGAGGCCGGTGTCACGCTGACCGAGCCTCCCTCCTGGGTGGAACCCACCCGCGTGGACACCGAGCGCCCGCTGCGCGAGCAGGACGCCGTCTCCGGCCTCCACGTGCTGCTGTCCGAGGAGCAGGTGCGCGTCTCGCCCGAGGTGACCGAGCGCTTCGTCCGCCAGGTGCGGCGCGTGGCCAGCAGCCGCGGCGTGGAGACCGGCTCCAAGCTGGAGGTGAAGTTCTCCAACACCCACCATCGCCTGCGCCTGCACGGCGTCTGGCGCACCCGAGACGGTGTGCGCACCCAGCTGCTGCGCGCCGAGGACGTGAAGGTCATCCAGCAGGAAGAGCGGCTGGACATGGGCATCTACAGCGACGAGCGCACCGCCCTCGCCTTCCTGCAGGACGTGCGAGCGGGAGACCTCCTCGAGGAGTCCTGGACGGTGGAGGAAGGCCACCCGCTCTTCCGGGGACAGCACCTGGACCACATCTCCCTGGCGGAGCAGGCGCCCGTGGCCCACTTCGTCCACCGGCTGCTGGCGCCCGCGGACATGAAGCTCCACTTCAAGGCCCACGGCGCCACGGCGGCGGAGCCCACGGTGCGCGAGGTGGGAGGCCTGCGCGAGTACCGGTGGGAGCGCAAGGACATGCCCATCTTCACCGGGGAGGACGGCGTCCCCTCGGACCTGGCCGTCTGGCCCCACGTCCAGGTGAGCAGCTTCCAGAGCTGGGCCGAGGTGGCCACCTGGGGGCTCGCCCTGCAGGACGGACTGGAAGGCTCGCCCGAGCTGACGGCGCTGGCCGAGTCCTGGCGCGCCCTTCCCACCGAGGAGGCCCGCTTCCTCGCCGCGGTGCGCTTCGTCCAGGACGAGGTGCGCTACCTGGGCATCGAGCTCGGCCCCAACACCCACCAGCCCCATGCCCCGGGCCAGGTGCTCGCCCAGCGCTTCGGTGACTGCAAGGACAAGGCCCTGCTGCTGGCCACCCTGCTGCGTCCCCTGGGCATCCCCGCCCACGTGGCCCTGGTGAACTCCCGCACCCAGGGCGGCGTGAGCACCCAGTTGCCCTCGCCCTACGCCTTCAACCACGCCATCGTGCGCGCCCAGGTGGCCGGACGCACCGAGTGGGTGGATGCCACCATGACCCATCAGCGGGGCCGGCTCGGCGCGCGCAGCCCCCTGCCCTATGCGCAGGCGCTCGTGCTCGCGCCCGGCACCACCGCCCTGGAATCCATTCCCCTGCCACCGCCCCCGGGGCCGGAGCTGGACGCCCACTCCGTGCTCTCGGTGAAGGACGATGGCACCGGGACGCTCGCCATCACCACCCGCTACACGCGCACGGAGGCGGACAGGGCCCGCTCGTGGCTGGCCGGCCTGTCCGCGGAGCAGCTCACCACCCGCACCCTCGAGCTGCGCCGCGCCCTCTTCCCCAAGCTCGCGGCCGAGGGCACTCCGCGCGTCCAGGACGACACGGACGCCAATACGCTCACGCTGGAGGAGCACTACAAGCTCGAGGACGTCTGGGCCAGCGGCGGGTTGAGCGTCGCCGCCACGCAGGTGAGCCGGGAGCTGGCCCTCCCCCGCCGCACCGAGGGGCGTGTCCACCCCGTGGAGGTCTCCTACCCGGTCCACCTGCGCGTGCGGTGGGAGGTCCACGCGGACTCCATGCTGAACGTCGCTCCCTCGGAGAAGACGGTGGAGGGCCCGGCCTCGCGCCTGGAGATGTCCGTGGTCCCCCGGTTCGGCGGCTTCAACTACCAGGTGGAGTACCAGAGCCTCGCGGACCGGGTGGCTCCGAGCGCGCTGACCCGGCATGTCGAGGCGGTGAAGGAGATGGGCTCGCTGCTCGGCATCGCCTTCAGCGCGCCGATGGGAATCGTCTCCGCGTCGTCCACGTCGAAGGAGCCAAAGCTGTCGCGCAACACCAGCCTCGCCATCAGTGGCCTGTTCCTGGTGGTGGTGGGTGCCCTGGTGCTGGGCATCCCCCGGCGGTTCCGCCGGTTCCTGAGCGAGCGCAAGGCCCGGCGGGCCGTGCCGCCGCGTCCCGTGCGGCACCTGCGCGAGCGGGAGCAGGGCGGAGCCGTGAGGCTCGTGGAGAGCCTGGACCAGGCCGACCAGCACATCCAGGCCGAGCGCTGCTCCTGTGGTGGCACCTTCGAGCGCGTACCGGACGCCCTGCAACTGCGGCACACGGGGAGCGACGGCCGGGCCATCACCGTCCTCCGCGTGCGCTGCACCTCCTGCCGCGCGCCCCAGTTCCTTTCCTTCGACGTGCGGCCCAACTGA
- a CDS encoding virginiamycin B lyase family protein, with protein MTRLNVGIEEHVIPESGTGPYSITHGPDGALWFTEIAAGRIGRVSVGGEFAFFPLPARDSRPAVITTGPDGALWFTLNQGHQLGRLTPLGELKRFPLPTPGAGPFGLAAGPDGALWFTALGTHQLGRMTTAGEVREYPLPTPGAFPSMIAPGPDGALWFTQNQANSIGRITVEGALTQYPLPSAGAGPVGIAPGPDGALWFVEILGGRIGRIALDGKITEHAIREGARPHAIVTGADGALWFTQWGNNHIGRLTPAGDYEEFALPTPNSEPHGIAAGPDGALWFALERGSIGRLFVK; from the coding sequence ATGACTCGATTGAACGTTGGCATCGAGGAGCACGTCATCCCCGAGTCCGGGACCGGGCCGTACAGCATCACCCATGGCCCGGATGGCGCGTTGTGGTTCACGGAGATCGCCGCGGGGAGGATCGGCAGGGTCTCGGTGGGCGGCGAGTTCGCGTTCTTTCCTCTGCCCGCTCGGGACAGCCGTCCGGCGGTCATCACGACGGGACCCGACGGCGCGCTCTGGTTCACGCTGAACCAGGGCCATCAGCTCGGCCGGCTCACCCCGCTCGGAGAGCTCAAGCGCTTCCCGCTTCCCACCCCCGGAGCGGGCCCGTTCGGGCTCGCAGCGGGTCCTGATGGCGCGCTCTGGTTCACCGCACTGGGCACCCACCAGCTCGGCCGGATGACCACGGCGGGTGAGGTCCGAGAGTATCCGCTCCCCACCCCGGGAGCCTTCCCGTCCATGATCGCGCCAGGGCCCGATGGGGCGCTCTGGTTCACCCAGAACCAGGCGAACAGCATCGGCCGCATCACGGTGGAGGGGGCGCTCACCCAGTATCCACTGCCCTCCGCGGGTGCTGGCCCGGTGGGCATCGCGCCCGGTCCCGACGGCGCACTGTGGTTCGTCGAGATCCTCGGCGGCCGGATCGGCCGCATCGCGCTGGATGGGAAGATCACGGAGCACGCGATCCGTGAAGGCGCACGGCCCCACGCGATCGTCACGGGAGCCGACGGAGCGCTGTGGTTCACTCAGTGGGGCAACAACCACATCGGAAGACTCACCCCGGCGGGTGACTACGAAGAATTCGCGCTTCCGACCCCCAACTCGGAGCCACACGGCATCGCCGCGGGACCCGATGGCGCGCTGTGGTTCGCTCTCGAGCGCGGCAGCATCGGACGTCTCTTCGTGAAGTAA
- a CDS encoding XAC2610-related protein codes for MGSLFLVMLVLHSAPAEAATQRVHTFRDQEFEFALEVEQKPSADGASPFCEPRSVTVRRKQDGRELQKLALEGILLECGVAPGELLIVEDLDFDGRKDLRVLRLLDARLQSTFDYWVYDKKSGRFEKDTRFEALSSPRFDARTRTITSVSRVGAMDKTVEKFRLLKNGKLELIFREETTQDALDGSLLVTTGRKVGGKWVETTRQVEE; via the coding sequence ATGGGAAGCCTCTTCCTCGTGATGCTCGTGCTGCACTCGGCGCCGGCCGAGGCCGCCACACAGAGGGTCCACACCTTCCGTGACCAGGAGTTCGAGTTTGCCTTGGAGGTGGAGCAGAAGCCCTCGGCTGACGGGGCGTCTCCCTTCTGTGAGCCGAGGTCCGTCACCGTGAGGCGCAAGCAGGACGGGCGGGAGCTGCAGAAGCTGGCCCTGGAAGGCATCCTGCTCGAGTGCGGCGTGGCGCCCGGCGAGCTGCTCATCGTGGAGGACCTCGACTTCGATGGGCGCAAGGACCTCCGGGTGCTGAGACTCCTGGATGCCCGGCTTCAATCCACCTTCGACTACTGGGTCTACGACAAGAAGAGTGGGAGGTTCGAGAAGGACACGCGGTTCGAGGCGCTCAGCTCCCCGCGCTTCGACGCGAGGACCCGGACCATCACGTCCGTGTCGAGAGTGGGTGCGATGGACAAGACCGTCGAGAAGTTCCGGCTCCTGAAGAACGGCAAGCTGGAGCTGATCTTCCGGGAGGAGACGACCCAGGACGCACTGGACGGGTCGCTCCTGGTCACCACGGGACGGAAGGTGGGCGGCAAGTGGGTCGAGACGACCCGGCAGGTGGAGGAGTGA
- a CDS encoding TIGR01777 family oxidoreductase encodes MGTTRRVVLAGGSGFLGRSLARELEAQGYQAVILTRSPSQDDAREVAWDGRTPGAWCAWLEGAVAVVNLAGRSVDCRYTPENRREILSSRLDSVRVLGEAIRRCATPPGVWVQAASLAILGNSGEAVRDERSAPGEGFSVDVCLQWEQAFAEQRSPATRQVLLRIGFTLGRDGGALDKLARLTRWGLGGSVGSGTQYVSWLHIDDLNALFLRAIENPAMEGVYNATGPAPVTNAELMRTLRRVLRRPWSPPVPAWAVRLGARVLGTEAELALSGRRGMPQRLLAEGFTFRYVNLEEALRDLLVPSR; translated from the coding sequence ATGGGTACGACACGGAGGGTGGTGCTGGCCGGGGGTAGCGGGTTTCTCGGACGCTCGCTCGCGCGGGAGCTGGAGGCCCAGGGCTACCAGGCCGTCATCCTCACCCGCTCCCCGTCGCAGGACGACGCGCGTGAGGTGGCGTGGGACGGCCGGACTCCTGGCGCCTGGTGCGCCTGGCTCGAGGGCGCCGTGGCGGTGGTCAACCTCGCCGGCCGGAGCGTGGACTGCCGCTACACGCCGGAGAACCGGCGGGAGATCCTCTCCTCGCGGCTGGACTCGGTGAGGGTGCTGGGCGAGGCCATCCGCCGGTGCGCCACGCCTCCCGGAGTCTGGGTGCAGGCCGCCTCGCTCGCCATCCTGGGCAACTCGGGGGAGGCGGTGCGGGATGAGCGTTCTGCTCCGGGCGAGGGCTTCTCCGTGGACGTGTGCCTCCAGTGGGAACAGGCCTTCGCCGAGCAGCGCTCGCCGGCCACGCGCCAGGTGCTGCTGCGCATCGGCTTCACCCTGGGCCGGGACGGAGGCGCGCTGGACAAGCTCGCACGGCTGACGCGCTGGGGACTGGGCGGCTCGGTGGGCAGCGGCACGCAGTACGTGAGCTGGCTGCACATCGACGACCTCAACGCCCTCTTCCTCCGGGCCATCGAGAATCCGGCCATGGAGGGCGTGTACAACGCGACCGGGCCCGCGCCCGTGACGAACGCGGAGCTCATGCGCACGCTGCGCCGCGTGCTGCGGCGGCCCTGGAGCCCGCCCGTCCCCGCGTGGGCGGTGCGCCTGGGAGCGCGGGTGCTCGGCACGGAAGCGGAGCTGGCCCTGAGCGGGCGGCGCGGCATGCCCCAGCGGCTGCTCGCCGAGGGCTTCACGTTCCGCTACGTGAACCTCGAGGAGGCCCTGCGCGACCTCCTCGTCCCCTCCCGCTAG